The window CTCAGCTTCCATGATGGTTCCTCTGCCCAAATTAGCAGCAAATCCCTTAATCCAATCCCCTTCAGAATTGCGAATCAAACCTCCAGCACTTATGTGCCTAAATGGGTCCTTACAACTCCCATCTGTATTGATTTTATATCTACCAATTGGCGGGTGGATCCAATGGATTGAGATGATTTGTCTAGGAGGCTTACTAGAAGAGCACTTGTTGGCATTATACCAATCCCttgcaaattgaaaaatgaacttCTGGGGTAAGACAGGCGGTTGTTGACCCTCATTGAAGACAAGATTGTTCCTCCCTTTCCAGCAATACCAGAGAGTTGAAGCAAAGATTAGATTCCAGGGTAACCCATGAATGGTAGAACAATGTGACCTAAGGTTTATGGCCATCCAACTCTGGAAATCAAGAGCAAAGGAATGGGCAACTTCAGAAGGGATTCCAACACCGTTCCAAAAGGAAGGGGAATGCCTACAAGACCTGAAAATATGATCCATTGATTCCTCAATATTAGGGCAGATTGGGCAACACGGGTTATTAGTAAATCCTCTTCTAGCTCTCTGCACATTGGTGAGAATTTTCCCATGGCCGATAGTCCAAAGAAAAGTCACTAATTTGGGTGGGAGCTTGAGTTTCCAAATGAAATTCCAATTCCAAGGAATGATATCATCATcgccaaagagagagagataagcaGTTTTCACGGAGAAGGTTCCAGATTTAGTGAGgctccaaattaccttatcaTCCCTATGATTCGCAGTTCCAACATGTAAACTGAAAATATGTTCCACAATATCAGGAGGAAGGCAGGAATATAACAAGTCTACATTCCAACCATCATCAGTAAGAAAGTCTTCAACAGTCCATTCAAGCATGTCAGCTGAAAGAGGGATGGTAGCAAAATTTTCAAGAACGCCACTCTCAAGCCAGTTGTCTGTCCAAAAATGAATTTGGTTTCCAGTTCCGACTCTCCATCTCATACCATTAGGGAGGATTTGGGCACCAAAGAGGATTCCACGCCAAGTATGAGAACAATTAGTGAACTTAGCAGAGCAAGCACCCACCATGTCGTAGTGTTTGAgatattttcctttcaaaactTGAGCCCAAAGGCCCGGGTCTCTTTGCATAAGTTTCCAACCAGTTTTAGCAAGGAGGGCTTGGTTCATAAAATGAGTATCTTTCAAGCCTAAACCACCCATAAATTTAGGCGTGGATACTGTCTCCCACTTAACAAGGTGAACCTTGGAATTATCCTCAGTGTGACCCCATAAGAAATTCCTGTTCAACTTATCAAGTTTATCACATATGGAAACTGGGAGGCGAGTAGATTGCATTGAGTAGATTGGAATAGCTGAGGCAACTGATTGTATGTAGACAAGCCTACCTGCCATAGAGAGAGTATTGCTCTTCCATGCAGAAAGTCGTCGTTGAACTTTTTCCACAATGTTTCCATACGTCTCTTTATTGACTCTAGAATGTAGTAACGGAACACCCAAGTAGTGTCCTAGATCAGAAGTGAGAGGAGAACCACAGATGTTGGCAATTTCAATAGCCTTACTTCGAGAGATATTAGGAGAACAGTAAATACAAGATTTATCAAAATTCACCTGTTGACCAGACACGGCACAAAAAATATCAAGACAATCCTTCAGTAATCTGGCTTGAGTTGAGGAGGCTTCCGCAAACAAAATAAGATCATCTGCAAAAAAGAGATGAGAGACAGGAGGCCCATTGCTAGATAGCTTAACTGGCTTCCATTTCTTAGTAGTGATGCAACCATTAATGATATGAGATAGTTTTTCCATGCAAAGCACAAATAAATAGGGAGAAAGAGGATCTCCCTGTCTGATTCCACATTGAGGGGAGAAAGAATCAGTGAGCTCACCATTAACAATGGCTTGGTAATTGACTGTGGTAACGCATTGCATGATGAGTTCCAAAATTTTCCCTCTTAGCCCAATCTCCCATAGAACTTCTCTAATAAAACTCCACTGAAGACGATCATAAGCTTTGGAAAGATCAATTTTCCAAGCAATGAACCCTTTTTTACCTTTGGTGTTTCTGTACTTATGGAGGATTTCTTGAGCAACAATGACATTATCAATAATTTGCCTACCCGGGACGAAGCTCACTTGAGTTGGGCTAACAAGTTTATGGAGAAACGGCCTCAATTTACCCACCAAAATTTTAGAGATGACCTTGTAGAGCGTAGAACACAGACTGATAGGCCTCAACTGTGTCATGCTTGTAGGGTTATCAACCTTAGGAATCAACGAGATGAAGGTGTTATTAATGTTGTCAGGGAGTTGAGCTGTATTGAAACAAACCTTAACCATATCATAAACATCCTTGCCACAGAGATGCCAAAATTTTTGATAGAATCTAGCAGGGATACCATCAGGTCCAGGTGCTTTGAGCCCACCAATAGCAAACATACAAGCTTTAATCTCATCATCGGTGACATCCCCATTTAGAACAAGTAAATCTTCACCAATAAGACACGGGAACATGTGAGGCAGATTCTCCATAGTTGACGTCGTTATGCGAAAGGAGAAGAGATCTTTGAAATAGTTGACAACAATCGACTTTAAATTCTCTTTATCATCTGTCCACACTCCTTTAGAATTATTGAGGCCTTcaagtttatttttccttcttcgCACCACCGCAGAGAGATGGAAGAACTTGGTATTTTTATCTCCCTCCCTAAGCCAagtatttcttgatttttgaaGCCAAAAGAGTTCTTCTTGCTCAAGGATAGTACTATACTCATTGGTGAGCTGTTTTTCTAAATCAAACAGATACGGCACATGGCAAATGCAAAGAGCCTTTTGGATTCCGCATATACGAGCTAAgagccttcttttcttttgaaaaatacaTCCAAAGACATTGTGGTTCCAACTTTGAAGCTCAGAAGAAAGAATGGTAGTTTTGCAACTAGCATCACCTTGAACACTACTCCAAGTATCATTAACAAAGGATTCAAAATCCGGGTGAAGCATCCACATAGCTTGGAATCTGAAAGCTTTCAAATCAGGGTTAGGAATATGCTTGGAATGAAGGCCAATAAGCAAGGGGCAATGATCAGATTTCACTTTGGCAAGATGTCTAACATATGCCTCAGAGAAGAGGTGTCTCCAAGCTATGTTGCAAAGGCCTCTATCAAGTCTTTCCCAGACGATTTCACCATGCTCATTTTTCTTGCTCCAAGTAAATTTAGCACCAATGAACCCAAGGTCCACCAAGCTATTCCTAGAGCTCCAATTACCAAGACCACTATTTTTATTAACAGGCCTACCCCCCTTTTTCTCTGAACTATGAATCAATTCATTAAAATCCCCTGCAATAAGCCAAGGCAAGTTAGAAGCTGCAGAAACACCATCAAGATAAGGCCATAAGTGACTCCTCACCCGGGGGCAAGGAGAGGCATACACCACCGTTAGCATCCACTGAATCTGTCCATCCATTACAACAGCTGTGATTGTTTGGGAGGAGCAAGCCACAACAGTCAGTTTCACAACCTCATTATTCCATAAAAGCCAAACACCACCAGAGAAACCATTGGCATCAACAAcataataatttgaaaaacccaaacctTTTATGACTTCAATTGCCCTCTCCCCACTGATCATGGGTTCCAAGATAGCAAAAATATTCACTTTGTTCAATCTGACGAGATCTTTAGCAGTAACAGAGAAAGGTTTCCCTCCAGCACCTCTTACATTCCAGACCATAATcatcataaaatcaataagGATAGGGAATACCTGAGTTATGGACCCAATCAAGATGAGGATATTGGCGCCTCTACCAGAGTAGAGGTGGCACCCACCACACCAGCTTGAACATCAATCATGGCTTCTTGAAGCCTATCTCTCTCTACAGACACAAAGCCATCATTAACATGTCTTCCATTCTCCAGCAAGTTCCCAACCGACATATCCGTAACATTTTTATCAATATCCGGTGGTTCATGCCCATAAATTTGAGTACTTTTGTCTGCTGCGTCATTGGCAGCTTGAGGATCAGCAATATTAAAGTTAAAGCCCCCCAACTCACTTTCTTGAATGTCCATGCCATCAACTTGAACGCCGTTGGAAGAATTTGTGGCAATCTTAGACTTGGCATTGGTTTTCCTCAGAGAGGATTTTGGCTTCGGGGACGAGGTGTTTCCAAGATTTAATTTGGCACTAGCCGCCCCCATACTAAAACCACTAGAGCCTCCTTTCTCCTTGTTAGAGCTGTCCCCTAGAGCCTTCCTAGGTCTGCCTcttgtttgtttcttcttttcaaatCCCATGGTATTCTCCAATATATGTTCCTTGCCATGTACAGACTTAGCTTTATCAATAGTATTCGGATCAACATCCTCTAAATGTAGGGGACAGAATCTTGAGCCAGAATTACTCAACTTCCTGGCATTTTGGCCCAACTCATAATTATTGGTTGGCTTGGTCCGACGATTATATGTCACAATACTCCAGGGCCCAATCAAGGCAGAATCATGAATCTTCATATCCTTCCCAGCCTCAGTAAGGCAACTCTTCTCTGATTTACCACCATTTGAGCTCCTAACTTGGTCTTGAACTGACCCCTCATCCATAGGTTGGATGGTCTCTGCATCTGGAACAGGAATTGTAGCTTgtttcctaatcaaagaaggacaCTGTTCACGACGATGACCATAGCAACCACAGTTGAAACAAACAAGGTGAAGACCCTCATACTCCACAACATACCAACATTTTTCAACTTTGACATTAGCAATTAGGGACTTTGTTAAGTCCAATTCAACACAAACTCTAGCATATTTACCTCTAACTTGTGAGGCAGTGTGCGCATCTACACGAAGAGTTGTGCCAATGAGGTCCCCAATTCTTTTCATGGCTTCCGGATTGAACCACTCAACATGTAGCCCAACAATTCTCACCCAGACAGCCATACGGTTGATCGACTCACTATGAGGGTCAAACCCAGCTCTCCATT of the Pyrus communis chromosome 1, drPyrComm1.1, whole genome shotgun sequence genome contains:
- the LOC137720416 gene encoding uncharacterized protein, coding for MVWNVRGAGGKPFSVTAKDLVRLNKVNIFAILEPMISGERAIEVIKGLGFSNYYVVDANGFSGGVWLLWNNEVVKLTVVACSSQTITAVVMDGQIQWMLTVVYASPCPRVRSHLWPYLDGVSAASNLPWLIAGDFNELIHSSEKKGGRPVNKNSGLGNWSSRNSLVDLGFIGAKFTWSKKNEHGEIVWERLDRGLCNIAWRHLFSEAYVRHLAKVKSDHCPLLIGLHSKHIPNPDLKAFRFQAMWMLHPDFESFVNDTWSSVQGDASCKTTILSSELQSWNHNVFGCIFQKKRRLLARICGIQKALCICHVPYLFDLEKQLTNEYSTILEQEELFWLQKSRNTWLREGDKNTKFFHLSAVVRRRKNKLEGLNNSKGVWTDDKENLKSIVVNYFKDLFSFRITTSTMENLPHMFPCLIGEDLLVLNGDVTDDEIKACMFAIGGLKAPGPDGIPARFYQKFWHLCGKDVYDMVKVCFNTAQLPDNINNTFISLIPKVDNPTSMTQLRPISLCSTLYKVISKILVGKLRPFLHKLVSPTQVSFVPGRQIIDNVIVAQEILHKYRNTKGKKGFIAWKIDLSKAYDRLQWSFIREVLWEIGLRGKILELIMQCVTTVNYQAIVNGELTDSFSPQCGIRQGDPLSPYLFVLCMEKLSHIINGCITTKKWKPVKLSSNGPPVSHLFFADDLILFAEASSTQARLLKDCLDIFCAVSGQQVNFDKSCIYCSPNISRSKAIEIANICGSPLTSDLGHYLGVPLLHSRVNKETYGNIVEKVQRRLSAWKSNTLSMAGRLVYIQSVASAIPIYSMQSTRLPVSICDKLDKLNRNFLWGHTEDNSKVHLVKWETVSTPKFMGGLGLKDTHFMNQALLAKTGWKLMQRDPGLWAQVLKGKYLKHYDMVGACSAKFTNCSHTWRGILFGAQILPNGMRWRVGTGNQIHFWTDNWLESGVLENFATIPLSADMLEWTVEDFLTDDGWNVDLLYSCLPPDIVEHIFSLHVGTANHRDDKVIWSLTKSGTFSVKTAYLSLFGDDDIIPWNWNFIWKLKLPPKLVTFLWTIGHGKILTNVQRARRGFTNNPCCPICPNIEESMDHIFRSCRHSPSFWNGVGIPSEVAHSFALDFQSWMAINLRSHCSTIHGLPWNLIFASTLWYCWKGRNNLVFNEGQQPPVLPQKFIFQFARDWYNANKCSSSKPPRQIISIHWIHPPIGRYKINTDGSCKDPFRHISAGGLIRNSEGDWIKGFAANLGRGTIMEAELWGVFMGLSIAWDEGCRDVILECDSWDAVILIQKPILDSHPLYNLIIDCKEAIGKNWRCEVTHIYREMNASADHMADLGHGLSLGLHVFVSPPTTASNCLVSDSIGRALPRAVLV